From the Agromyces laixinhei genome, the window GCTGCGCAGCATCTTCATCAAGCAGTTCGCGGTGCGCGGCGGCGCCGGCATCATCGGCAAGGCGATCCCGTTCGGCATCGGTGCCGCGATCGGCGGCATCGGCAACCACGTACTCGGCCGCCGCGTACTCACCCAGTCGCGCCTCGCCTTCGGCCAGGCTCCCGCGCTGTTGCCGCCCGAGCTCGAACCGGGTGGCAGCGACACCGTGATCCGAGCAACGGGCATACGGATGTCGCGTGCCGCGTCTGCGGTCGGCCGCGCCGCCCGTGCCCCGTTCGCTCGGGCCATCGGCCGCCGCGGCGGCGACAACGGTACCGACGCCGCCACCGACCTCGCCGACGCCGACACCGACCTCACCGGGGACACGGACGGCGGCGATACGCTGGACAGGCAGTAGATTCGCTATATTCAGAATATGCTGAATCTGGATCGGCGCCTCGCCCGCCCCGGAGCGACACTTCGCTTCACCGTGCTCGACGGCGACGAGCGGCCGGTCGTGCTCGTTCACGGTGCCGGCGTCGACCACACCATGTTCGCCGCACAGGCGACCGCGCTGCACGGGGCCGGCCACACCGTCGTGACGTTCGATCAGCGCGGGCACGGCGTCTCCGAACTCGACCCGGGCACCCGCTTCACGGCGCCGGCCGCGCTCGACGACCTCGCCGCGCTCCTCGACCACCTCGCCCTCGAGCAGCCCGCCCTCGTGGGGCACTCGCTCGGCGGAAACGTCACTCAGGCGCTCGTGCGTCGCGATCACGGCCGAGCGGGAGCGCTCATCGTGCTCGATTCGGCCTGGAACACCGGTCCGCTCACCCGCGGTGAACGCGTCGCACTGCGCTTGGCAGCCCCGGCATTGTCGCTCGTCCCCGGGTCTCGGCTGCCGGGCATGCTTGCTCGCGCCTCTGCCGTCACGCCTGCGGCGATCGCGGCGACCGAAGCGGTGTTCGCACGAATGCCGAAGCGTGTGTTCCTCGATGTCTGGCGCGCCACCGTCGCCTTCGTCGATCCGGATCCCGACTACCGGGTGCCCATTCACCTCGGACTCATCCGCGGCGGGCTCGATCGAACGGGCAACATCGCGACCGCGATGCCGGAATGGGCGAAGGCGGAGGGCGTCGAAGAACACGTGATCGCGGGCTCCGGCCATCTGGTGACCCTCGACGCTCCCGAGGCGACGAACGCGGCCGTCCTCGATGTGCTGGCATCGGTGCCTCGTGGCTGAGCACGAAGAACTCGAGCACGACGCACAGGCCGAGTTCGTCGAGGCGGTCGGCGACGCTCTCGCGGGCTGGCGGCTGTCTCGCGCGACCGGCAGGGTCTACGGATTCCTCCTGCTGCGGGCAGAGCCGTCAACGCTCGACGCGATCGGCAACGGGCTGGGCCTCAGCACCGGCGGTGCCAGCACGGCCGTACGCGAGCTCGTGTCGTGGGGGCTCGCCAGAACGATCCCGCAGCCCGGAAGCCGGCGCATCCGCGTCGAGGCCGTCGGCGGATTCGAGCAGCTGCTCGCCGCGAGTCACGAGCGATCCCGCACGTTCATCCGCACCTTGCGCACCGGGGCGATGCTCACCGACGATGAGCGAGCGCACGAACGCCTCCGAGCGGTGACCGAGCTCTTCGAGGGCTACGTCGACGCGGGCGATGAGATGCTCCGGCGTCATCGCGGCCTCGACCGCGACTGAGGCTACGCCTCGATCTCCTCGTCGCCGTTGTCGTCACGGTCGTCTCTGCCGGCACGCACATCACGCTCGTCGATCTCGCCGTCGGCCGCATGCAGGGCGGCGAACCGCTCCCACTCGTCCATGAGGTGGTCGACGGCGGCATGGAAGCGCGCGGTCGTGACCCCGGGGGTCGTGTCGCCGAAGTAGCGCTCGACCCACACGGCGAGCCGTTCGAGCGCCGCAGCGTCGTGCGCCACGTCGTCGACCCGGTCGACCATCTCCGCGGCATCCGTCGCCTCGAGCCATTCGCAGGCCTGCAGGTAACCCGACGTGTCGATCTCGGCCTCCGGATTCGCCGGTCGCGTGATGAGCAGCGGCTTTCCTGCTGCCAGACGGTCGTAGACCATCGCCGAGATGTCGACGATCGCCACGTCGGCGGCCGCAAGCTGCCAGCCGAGCATCGGCCCATCGTCGTAGACGTGCCCCGCCGTCGGGTCGGCGGAGTTGGCCGCCTGGATGGCCGCGATGATCGCGCGGTTCGCGACGCCGTACTCGTGGTCGACGACGCCCGAGCGGGGGTGCGGTCGGTAGATGACGCGGTGACGACCGGTCGCGAGCAGCCCGGTGACGAGTCGCACGCCGTGCGTCGCGATCGACCCGTAGGCCGCAGCCCCGCGGTCGCCCTCCCACGTGGGCGCGTACAGCACGACCTCGCGTTCGTCGGGCGTGTACGGCAGGGACGCGCCGTCGAGGTAGTGATCGGCCTGGGGGCGTCCGATCGGAATCGCCCGCTTGTCGAAGTCGTAGTCCCAGAGCACCTTCTCGAGCCGGGCCCGGGCCGCGTCACCCGCGATCAGCGAGTAGTCGTACGCCTTGAACTGGTTGGTCGTCATGTACATCTTGTCGGACTCGCCGTGATTGATGAACACGTGCCACCGACGCCCGTACCGCATCATCTGGAAGTTCTTGGCGTTCTGGTTCACGTAGAAGATCACATGCAGGTCGTGGTCGGCGATGACCTGTTCGAGGTCGGCGACGCGGCGTACGTAGGCGACCGGCAGCGGTGATTCCTCGAGCAGCGTGAGCGCCGCACCCGAGGCACGACTCAAGACGAGCACCGGGTAGCGCTCGGCGAGCTCGGCGAGCGGGGCGTACCACTGCCGCAGCTGGTAGAGGTTGACCTTGCCGTCGGCGAAGTAGACGCCGATGCGGAAGCGGTGCTGCGGCAGCGGCTCCTGTTCGGCGAGCTTCACGCCGAGCGAACGCTGCGCACGTCTGGACCACATGATGTCCTTGGCCAGCTTCACGGCGCGCCGGGCGTCTTTCCTCAATCCCACCGTCCAAGGGTAGCGAGGTCGGGCTGAGCGGATGCCGCGTAGCGGGCGATGCACCTGCACCGGTGTCGATCGTTCCCGCGTCAGACCAGCGGCGGGCGACCTGCGAGGGTCATGCGCCAGATCGTGCGCCAGCGCATCGGCCGCCGACGCCCCGGGTGCTCTCGCCACCCTGCGCGCCAGCCACCGAACCACGCCTTCAACGCCGCCGGCTGGCGCGCCCAGCGGAGCACCTGGATCGCAGTCCACGAGCCGACGTAGATCGGCACGAGCACGGCGGGCAGGTTGCGGCGCGCGAGCCAGACGCGGTTCCGCGCATTCAGGCGGTAGTAGTACGCATGGCGGGCCGGGTCGATGACCGGATGCCCCGCCTCGAGGTCGCCCGCGTACCACGCGACGTGCCCGGTCTCCCAGACCCGCCATGCCAGCTCGATGCCCTCGTGCGCGTAGAAGAACGGGTCGGCCCACCCCCCGGTCGCGTCGAATACCGCGCGAGGCATGAGCACGGCGCCCTCCCAGCACGAGAAGACGTTGCTCGAGTGGCCCGGGTCGCCCTTGCGGATCCGCGGGATCCAGCGGCGCGGTGAGACCTCGCCCGTCGGGTCGACGACCCTGGGCTGGAGCAGGCCGATCTCCGGCCGATCGGCGAGCATGCGGCATCCATCGGCCAGAAAGGTCTCACTCGGAAGGAACGCGTCGTCGTCGAGGAAGAAGATCGCCTCGCCCGTCACGAGCGGCACACCGCGGTTGCGGCCGGCCGGGATGCCGAGGTTCTCGGGCAGGTGCAACGTCGTCACGCCGTCGGGCAGGGCCGGAGTCGCGGTCGCCGGGTCCCAGCCGTTGCCGACGCAGACGACGTCGACGTCGACGCCCTGCTGGTCGAGGATGCTGCGGAGGCCTCGGGCCAGGTCGTCGGGCCGTTTTCCCATGGTGAGCACGACGACCCCGACGCGCGGCCGGACGCCTGCTGCCGAGTGGGCCGCCTCAGGATCGGACACGTCGGGAGGCCATGATCGCGACGAAGTGCCCGAACACGGAGAGCAGGGCGAGCGGCAGCAGTACCGAGAGCACCATGCGGTCGATGAGGGGCTGACCGCCGATGACCCCGAGGAGGGCCGCCGCGAACGCGATGAGGGTGAGTTCGACGGAGTGGTAGAGGCGGTGGAACGGCAGGAACCTGGCCGCCTTGCGGAGCTTCGCGACGAGCCCGCCGCGAGGAGCCGTCTCGCCGTGCGTGTCGGCGAGCTTGGTGAGGCCGGCGTTGGCCCGGGCGACGTGCACCATGTCGTTGAGCGCCTTGTTGAGCACGATCACGAGTGCGAGGAGTGCGCCGATCGTGGTCCACATGAAGTCGGCCGGGAACTCGAGCGGGTAGGCGGCTGCGCGGATGCCGAGCGCGAGCGGAATGAGCGCTTCGGTCGTGTAGTGGCCGACCTTGTCGAGGAAGACGCCGGCGGGCGACGAGGTGCGCCGCCAACGGGCGACCTCGCCGTCGCAACAGTCGACGAGCATCTGCAGTTGACCGAGCACGACCGCGAGCAGCGCCCCCCAGATGCCCGGGATCAGCAGTGCTGCGGCCGTCGACCAGCCGACGAGGATCATGAGGCCGGT encodes:
- a CDS encoding glycosyltransferase family 2 protein, coding for MGKRPDDLARGLRSILDQQGVDVDVVCVGNGWDPATATPALPDGVTTLHLPENLGIPAGRNRGVPLVTGEAIFFLDDDAFLPSETFLADGCRMLADRPEIGLLQPRVVDPTGEVSPRRWIPRIRKGDPGHSSNVFSCWEGAVLMPRAVFDATGGWADPFFYAHEGIELAWRVWETGHVAWYAGDLEAGHPVIDPARHAYYYRLNARNRVWLARRNLPAVLVPIYVGSWTAIQVLRWARQPAALKAWFGGWRAGWREHPGRRRPMRWRTIWRMTLAGRPPLV
- a CDS encoding CDP-alcohol phosphatidyltransferase family protein translates to MSQTGPIFARPTSIAELREVTQPPEVRGRRNAEHWTASLYLRRISPYLTWMLLKTRISANGVTGLMILVGWSTAAALLIPGIWGALLAVVLGQLQMLVDCCDGEVARWRRTSSPAGVFLDKVGHYTTEALIPLALGIRAAAYPLEFPADFMWTTIGALLALVIVLNKALNDMVHVARANAGLTKLADTHGETAPRGGLVAKLRKAARFLPFHRLYHSVELTLIAFAAALLGVIGGQPLIDRMVLSVLLPLALLSVFGHFVAIMASRRVRS
- a CDS encoding alpha/beta fold hydrolase encodes the protein MLNLDRRLARPGATLRFTVLDGDERPVVLVHGAGVDHTMFAAQATALHGAGHTVVTFDQRGHGVSELDPGTRFTAPAALDDLAALLDHLALEQPALVGHSLGGNVTQALVRRDHGRAGALIVLDSAWNTGPLTRGERVALRLAAPALSLVPGSRLPGMLARASAVTPAAIAATEAVFARMPKRVFLDVWRATVAFVDPDPDYRVPIHLGLIRGGLDRTGNIATAMPEWAKAEGVEEHVIAGSGHLVTLDAPEATNAAVLDVLASVPRG
- a CDS encoding GbsR/MarR family transcriptional regulator; the protein is MAEHEELEHDAQAEFVEAVGDALAGWRLSRATGRVYGFLLLRAEPSTLDAIGNGLGLSTGGASTAVRELVSWGLARTIPQPGSRRIRVEAVGGFEQLLAASHERSRTFIRTLRTGAMLTDDERAHERLRAVTELFEGYVDAGDEMLRRHRGLDRD